From the Nonlabens marinus S1-08 genome, one window contains:
- a CDS encoding metal ABC transporter ATP-binding protein, with protein sequence MEEKIAVAVDDLTVAYNYKPVLWDIDLSIPEGVLMAIVGPNGAGKSTLIKSILGIIDPIAGSVAIYGKPYAKQRDKVAYVPQKGSVDWDFPTTALDVVMMGTYGALGWIKRPGAKEKKQSLEALEKVGMLAFKSRQISQLSGGQQQRIFLARALVQNAAIYFMDEPFQGVDATTEIAIINILKELRKAGKTVIVVHHDLQTVPEYFDWVTFLNVKHIATGPVKDIFNDDNLTKTYGINYKVAVQK encoded by the coding sequence ATGGAAGAGAAAATAGCCGTTGCCGTAGATGACTTGACTGTAGCTTACAATTATAAGCCCGTATTGTGGGATATTGACTTGTCCATTCCAGAGGGCGTTTTGATGGCTATTGTTGGTCCCAATGGTGCTGGGAAATCTACATTAATCAAATCTATTTTAGGTATTATAGATCCCATAGCAGGATCTGTTGCCATTTATGGCAAACCATATGCTAAACAACGAGATAAAGTAGCCTACGTTCCCCAAAAAGGAAGCGTAGATTGGGATTTCCCCACCACAGCCCTGGATGTGGTTATGATGGGAACCTATGGCGCACTAGGCTGGATCAAACGTCCCGGAGCTAAGGAGAAAAAACAATCCTTAGAAGCGCTGGAAAAAGTCGGCATGCTGGCTTTTAAAAGCCGCCAAATAAGTCAGCTTTCTGGAGGTCAACAACAGCGCATATTTCTAGCACGGGCACTCGTTCAAAATGCAGCCATCTACTTTATGGACGAGCCTTTTCAAGGGGTAGATGCGACTACTGAAATTGCGATCATTAATATTTTGAAAGAGTTGCGTAAAGCAGGGAAAACAGTGATCGTAGTTCACCACGACTTACAGACCGTTCCAGAATATTTTGACTGGGTCACCTTTTTAAATGTCAAGCACATCGCCACAGGACCGGTAAAAGATATTTTCAATGACGATAATTTGACCAAGACTTATGGCATTAACTATAAAGTTGCGGTTCAGAAATAG
- a CDS encoding metal ABC transporter permease, with translation MDITQYFTDYTLRTITLGTAVLGAICGMLGSFAVLRKESLLGDAISHAALPGIAIAFLITGAKDSNVLLLGALVSGLIGIWWIRGIVSKTHLKTDTALGLILSLFFGFGMLLLTYIQKQPNANQAGLDKYLFGQAATLVESDVILMSVITGISFLVLLLFWKEFKLLLFDQDYAMTLGFNTKFIDGLISFFIVVAIVIGLQTVGVVLMSAMLLAPAAAARQWTNSLSVMVLLAAIFGMFSGVFGTAISSSQPNLSTGPVIVLVAAVFVVFSFIFSPGRGILFKQIRLLRNRRELELQKTLYFMYSIVRKHDDISRPHAIRILNNFQGFTKNTLSKLEQKHWITVKGNTWSLTDSGFETASNLYNTNNPLV, from the coding sequence GTGGACATTACACAATACTTCACAGATTACACCCTAAGAACCATAACGCTGGGAACAGCGGTTTTGGGAGCTATTTGTGGTATGTTAGGAAGCTTTGCTGTATTGCGTAAGGAAAGTTTATTGGGAGATGCGATCTCTCATGCTGCTCTGCCTGGTATTGCCATTGCTTTCTTAATCACTGGCGCAAAAGACTCTAACGTATTGCTGCTAGGTGCTCTAGTTAGCGGCTTGATAGGCATCTGGTGGATACGCGGCATTGTTTCTAAAACACACTTGAAAACAGACACGGCTTTAGGCTTGATCTTAAGTCTGTTTTTTGGATTTGGAATGTTGTTGTTGACTTACATTCAAAAGCAACCGAATGCTAACCAAGCAGGACTGGACAAGTATTTATTCGGTCAAGCGGCAACCTTAGTAGAGAGCGACGTGATCCTGATGTCCGTGATTACCGGAATCAGTTTTCTAGTCTTATTGCTATTTTGGAAAGAGTTTAAGCTATTGCTGTTTGATCAAGATTATGCCATGACCTTGGGATTCAATACAAAATTCATTGATGGGCTTATCAGCTTTTTTATTGTGGTAGCCATAGTTATAGGCCTGCAAACTGTAGGTGTGGTACTCATGAGTGCGATGTTGCTTGCTCCAGCAGCGGCAGCCCGACAGTGGACTAATAGCTTGAGCGTTATGGTTTTACTCGCGGCTATTTTCGGAATGTTTTCTGGAGTTTTTGGAACAGCCATAAGTTCCAGCCAGCCTAATCTTTCTACGGGCCCAGTGATCGTATTGGTAGCGGCTGTTTTTGTGGTCTTCTCATTTATTTTCTCGCCAGGTCGTGGAATTCTATTCAAACAAATACGACTGCTGCGCAACCGTAGAGAGTTAGAGCTTCAAAAAACACTGTATTTCATGTACTCGATTGTGCGCAAACACGATGATATTTCTAGACCTCATGCGATCAGGATATTGAATAACTTTCAAGGGTTTACTAAAAACACCTTATCTAAATTAGAACAAAAGCACTGGATCACCGTAAAAGGCAATACGTGGTCACTTACCGACTCTGGCTTTGAGACAGCTTCTAATTTATATAATACAAACAATCCCCTGGTATGA
- a CDS encoding metal ABC transporter permease, which translates to MNPSIEIQLIALVTAAACAIPGVFLVLRKMALISDAISHSILPGIVIGFMITQDLASPWLILLAAISGIITVVLVEMIQKTGLVKEDTAIGLVFPALFSIGVILIAQNANDVHLDVDAVLLGELAFAPFDRLFYEGTDLGPKALWIISGILLLTISLMLAFYKELKLSTFDIGLSSALGFSPVILHYGLMSVASVTTVAAFDAVGAILVVALMITPAATAYLLTTDLRKMILLSLLFGMGSAIGGYWLAHWLDASISGSITTVLGLLFLGVYLFAPSKGLIAVLLRQNRQRKEVSLLTFLLHLNNHDSKEERHVAHLQEHINWQKVRAKSVLDLAVQNNMITIENQVVSLTRKGLEFTEKALEYIITNKDEKIEAMKDDFFLFRG; encoded by the coding sequence ATGAATCCATCCATAGAAATACAGTTGATTGCCCTTGTTACCGCAGCAGCTTGTGCTATACCAGGAGTGTTTTTAGTGCTCCGCAAAATGGCCTTGATCAGTGATGCTATCAGTCATTCTATACTACCAGGAATTGTCATTGGGTTTATGATTACTCAAGACCTTGCCTCTCCATGGCTCATTCTATTGGCCGCCATCAGCGGAATTATCACCGTCGTTTTAGTCGAGATGATTCAAAAGACGGGATTGGTTAAAGAAGATACTGCTATAGGTCTCGTCTTTCCCGCACTCTTTAGTATTGGGGTTATATTGATCGCGCAAAATGCCAATGACGTGCACCTTGACGTTGACGCCGTATTATTGGGAGAGCTTGCCTTTGCCCCTTTCGACAGGTTGTTTTATGAAGGAACGGACTTAGGACCAAAAGCGCTATGGATCATATCTGGGATTTTACTACTCACGATCAGTTTAATGCTGGCGTTTTACAAAGAATTAAAATTGAGCACATTTGACATAGGATTGTCCTCCGCACTTGGCTTTTCTCCGGTGATTTTACATTATGGATTGATGAGTGTCGCCTCAGTAACTACAGTTGCCGCCTTTGATGCGGTAGGTGCCATTTTAGTTGTCGCCTTGATGATTACACCGGCAGCAACGGCCTATTTATTGACAACGGACTTAAGGAAAATGATTTTACTGTCCTTACTTTTCGGTATGGGTAGCGCTATAGGTGGATACTGGTTAGCGCACTGGCTGGATGCTTCCATCTCTGGATCCATCACAACGGTTTTAGGATTATTGTTCTTGGGAGTTTATCTATTTGCTCCTAGTAAAGGATTAATCGCGGTGCTACTGCGCCAAAATCGTCAGCGCAAAGAAGTTTCCCTTTTGACCTTTCTACTCCACCTTAACAACCACGACAGCAAGGAAGAACGCCATGTAGCACACTTGCAGGAACATATCAATTGGCAAAAAGTACGGGCAAAATCCGTCTTAGATCTCGCCGTTCAAAACAACATGATCACGATTGAGAATCAAGTAGTTTCCTTGACTCGAAAAGGGCTGGAATTTACTGAAAAGGCTCTAGAATACATCATTACCAACAAGGACGAGAAGATCGAAGCCATGAAAGATGACTTCTTCTTGTTCAGGGGTTGA
- a CDS encoding metal ABC transporter solute-binding protein, Zn/Mn family — protein sequence MKNLLYLFLAVLLVSCGNTGSNDGKIKVVTTTTMITDMVENIGGDKVQVEGLMGSGVDPHLYKASEGDVSKLYNADIIFYSGLHLEGKLVEVFEKMSAQGKNTIAISDALDKKTLIGSEYFASNYDPHIWFDVDYWATMTHYVTEKITEADPENAAYYVSNRDAYLEKIKVLKDDLTAKIDELPQEKRILVTAHDAFNYFGRRFGFEVVGLQGISTATEAGVQDVQRITQFIIDNKVKAVFIESSVPRRTVEALQAAVRDQNHEVSIGGELYSDALGSAGTAEGTYVGMYKHNVETIVNALK from the coding sequence ATGAAGAATCTTTTATATTTATTTCTAGCTGTGTTGCTCGTTTCTTGCGGAAACACTGGAAGTAACGACGGCAAAATTAAGGTTGTTACCACAACCACCATGATTACAGATATGGTCGAGAACATAGGTGGTGATAAAGTACAGGTAGAAGGACTGATGGGTAGTGGAGTAGATCCACACCTATACAAAGCCAGTGAAGGCGATGTTTCAAAACTATACAATGCAGATATCATTTTTTATAGCGGCTTACACCTGGAAGGTAAACTAGTGGAGGTTTTTGAAAAGATGTCTGCTCAGGGTAAAAACACCATCGCTATTAGCGACGCTTTAGATAAAAAAACGTTGATAGGTAGTGAGTACTTTGCTAGTAATTACGACCCACACATTTGGTTTGATGTGGATTACTGGGCAACAATGACCCATTACGTTACCGAAAAAATCACAGAAGCAGATCCTGAAAACGCGGCATATTATGTTTCTAATAGAGATGCCTATCTCGAGAAGATCAAGGTTTTGAAAGATGACTTGACTGCTAAAATTGATGAATTGCCGCAAGAAAAACGGATACTAGTCACTGCTCATGATGCATTCAATTATTTCGGTCGCAGGTTTGGTTTTGAAGTAGTAGGCTTACAAGGCATTTCTACCGCGACAGAAGCTGGAGTTCAGGACGTACAGCGCATCACTCAGTTCATCATTGACAACAAAGTGAAAGCTGTTTTCATAGAGAGCAGTGTGCCACGTCGTACCGTAGAAGCTTTACAAGCTGCGGTCAGGGATCAAAACCATGAAGTTTCTATAGGCGGTGAGTTGTATAGTGATGCTCTAGGCAGCGCCGGAACTGCTGAAGGTACCTATGTAGGCATGTACAAACACAACGTTGAAACTATAGTTAATGCTTTGAAATAA